The following are from one region of the Methyloversatilis discipulorum genome:
- a CDS encoding succinylglutamate desuccinylase/aspartoacylase domain-containing protein: MNLTSLRTHCYHGLEAGPKLIVLGAVHGNETCGTQGIARVLGELDRGELRILRGSVTFVPVANPLAYLRGQRAGDRNLNRNLGLKDAPQDYEDRIANALCPLLAAHEVLLDLHSFHTGGEPFAMLGPQDNTGPLEPFAHAAAEEAMALRLGARRLVEGWLDTYAAGVRTRLARTAPTERAQLLSTDPDYGVGTTEYMRRMGGYAITLECGQHEDPAAPDFAWRAIRNTLAHLGLTDETRPPARSDCELLKLVEVIDRLHAGDTFARPWASFDPVSAGDLIGTREDGSEVRARRDGFIVFPNPAATPGNEWFYFAQRSQRVLHG, encoded by the coding sequence ATGAACCTGACCAGCCTGCGCACCCACTGCTACCACGGCCTCGAAGCCGGCCCGAAACTGATCGTGCTCGGCGCCGTGCACGGCAACGAGACCTGCGGCACCCAGGGCATCGCCCGCGTCCTCGGCGAACTCGACCGTGGCGAACTGCGCATCCTGCGCGGCTCGGTCACCTTCGTGCCGGTCGCCAACCCGCTCGCCTATCTGCGCGGTCAGCGGGCGGGCGACCGCAACCTGAACCGCAATCTCGGCCTGAAGGACGCACCGCAGGACTACGAGGACCGCATCGCCAACGCACTGTGCCCGCTGCTGGCGGCGCACGAGGTGCTGCTCGACCTGCATTCCTTCCACACCGGCGGCGAGCCCTTCGCCATGCTCGGCCCGCAGGACAACACCGGCCCGCTCGAACCCTTCGCCCACGCCGCAGCCGAAGAGGCGATGGCGCTGCGCCTCGGTGCACGTCGCCTGGTCGAAGGCTGGCTCGACACCTACGCCGCCGGCGTGCGCACCCGGCTCGCGCGCACCGCGCCGACCGAGCGTGCGCAACTGCTCAGCACCGACCCCGACTACGGCGTCGGCACCACCGAATACATGCGCCGCATGGGCGGCTACGCGATCACGCTCGAATGCGGCCAGCACGAAGACCCGGCCGCGCCCGATTTCGCCTGGCGGGCGATCCGCAACACGCTGGCCCACCTCGGCCTGACCGACGAAACACGGCCGCCTGCGCGCTCCGACTGCGAACTGCTGAAGCTGGTCGAAGTGATCGACCGTCTGCATGCCGGTGACACGTTCGCGCGCCCGTGGGCCAGCTTCGACCCGGTGTCCGCCGGCGACCTGATCGGCACGCGCGAGGACGGCAGCGAAGTACGCGCCCGACGCGACGGCTTCATCGTCTTCCCCAATCCCGCCGCCACGCCGGGCAACGAGTGGTTCTATTTCGCCCAGCGCAGCCAGCGCGTGCTGCACGGCTGA
- a CDS encoding protein adenylyltransferase SelO, whose product MSAAHKRLDEIEFDNLFVRSLPADPSDLIRSRQVRNASYTFTPPTPVAAPELLAWSDVLGTQLGLARPARVDAAVEALAGNRVLPGMQPYSARYGGHQFGNWAGQLGDGRAITLGEMFDIHGQRQELQLKGAGPTPYSRRADGRAVLRSSVREFLCSEAMFHLGIPTTRALSLVATGDQVVRDMFYDGRPEYEPGAIVCRVAPSFVRFGHFEILTSEQELPLLRQLADWVMTHHYPGIGSYAEWFSEICRRTATLMVEWMRVGFVHGVMNTDNMSILGLTIDYGPYGWLEGVDMMWTPNTTDAQGRRYCYGRQPQIGYWNLTRLAAALAPLIDDRDAIDAALERYEQTFADGWTAMLANKLGLPLPAPGDDADQDMRSRLFQLLQHEECDFTIFFRRLADVPLAAAAAGDAAALAPLHEAFYSGDGPSPEHGRELLGWLQQWAQRINAGAEPDAARIARMNATNPKYIVRNWLAQRAIDDATAGDTGMIERLLKMMQRPYDEQPEFDDLAGRRPEWARNKPGCSALSCSS is encoded by the coding sequence ATGTCAGCCGCACACAAACGACTCGACGAGATCGAGTTCGACAACCTGTTCGTCCGCAGCCTGCCGGCGGATCCATCGGACCTGATCCGCTCCCGCCAGGTGCGCAACGCGTCGTATACCTTCACGCCGCCGACGCCGGTGGCCGCGCCCGAACTGCTGGCCTGGTCCGACGTGCTCGGCACCCAGCTCGGGCTCGCCCGCCCGGCGCGGGTCGACGCGGCGGTCGAGGCGCTGGCCGGCAACCGCGTGCTGCCCGGCATGCAGCCCTACTCCGCGCGCTACGGCGGCCACCAGTTCGGCAACTGGGCCGGCCAGCTCGGCGACGGCCGCGCCATCACGCTGGGCGAAATGTTCGACATCCACGGTCAGCGGCAGGAACTGCAACTGAAGGGCGCCGGACCGACCCCCTACTCGCGCCGCGCCGATGGCCGCGCAGTACTGCGTTCGTCGGTGCGCGAATTCCTGTGCAGCGAAGCGATGTTCCACCTCGGCATTCCGACCACGCGCGCGCTGAGTCTGGTCGCCACCGGCGACCAGGTGGTGCGCGACATGTTCTACGACGGGCGTCCGGAGTACGAGCCTGGTGCCATCGTCTGCCGCGTCGCACCGAGCTTCGTGCGCTTCGGCCACTTCGAAATCCTGACTTCGGAGCAGGAACTGCCGCTGCTGCGCCAGCTCGCCGACTGGGTGATGACGCATCACTACCCGGGCATCGGCTCCTACGCCGAATGGTTCTCCGAAATCTGCCGCCGCACCGCGACGCTGATGGTCGAGTGGATGCGCGTCGGCTTCGTGCATGGCGTCATGAACACCGACAACATGTCCATCCTCGGCCTGACCATAGACTACGGCCCCTACGGCTGGCTCGAAGGCGTCGACATGATGTGGACGCCGAACACCACGGACGCCCAGGGCCGCCGCTACTGCTATGGCCGCCAGCCGCAGATCGGCTACTGGAACCTCACCCGTCTGGCCGCAGCGCTGGCGCCACTGATCGACGACCGCGACGCCATCGACGCCGCGCTCGAACGCTACGAACAGACCTTCGCCGACGGCTGGACCGCGATGCTGGCCAACAAGCTCGGCCTGCCGCTGCCCGCGCCCGGCGACGACGCCGACCAGGACATGCGCAGCCGTCTGTTCCAGTTGCTGCAGCACGAAGAGTGCGACTTCACGATCTTCTTCCGCCGCCTGGCCGACGTGCCGCTCGCCGCCGCCGCGGCGGGCGACGCGGCAGCACTCGCGCCGCTGCATGAGGCCTTCTACAGCGGCGACGGACCGTCGCCCGAGCATGGCCGCGAGCTGCTCGGCTGGCTGCAGCAGTGGGCGCAGCGCATCAACGCAGGCGCCGAGCCGGATGCCGCGCGCATCGCCCGCATGAACGCGACCAATCCGAAGTACATCGTCCGCAACTGGCTCGCCCAGCGCGCGATCGACGATGCCACCGCCGGTGACACCGGCATGATCGAGCGCCTGCTGAAGATGATGCAGCGCCCCTACGACGAACAGCCGGAGTTCGACGACCTCGCCGGCCGCCGCCCGGAATGGGCGCGCAACAAGCCCGGCTGTTCCGCACTGTCCTGCAGCTCATGA
- a CDS encoding CobW family GTP-binding protein — MSAQRLPVVLLTGFLGAGKTTLLNRLLARADMADTLVIVNEFGEASLDHRLVTHTADQTVVELASGCVCCTLRGDLAQTLRDAHWRFARAGRRQFERIVIETTGLADPAPVLRTLAADARVVERYRLNCTLTVVDATHAAATLAMRPEAVRQVAAADRLLMSKTDLADADAVATLRQTLAALNPFAPQLDLQTASLGPALFDPPAVMRYRAAPPTIAAPHAVRADSTLIEQPLQRAQIDAWLAAWPDIAGPGLLRMKALFDVAGESRPLVVQGVQHALYPPTLLPAWPDAARGSTVVCITQGIADTRLQAWLSALHHD, encoded by the coding sequence ATGAGCGCGCAACGCCTGCCGGTGGTGCTGCTGACCGGCTTTCTCGGCGCCGGTAAGACCACGCTGCTGAACCGCCTGCTTGCGCGTGCCGACATGGCCGACACGCTGGTCATCGTGAACGAGTTCGGCGAAGCCTCGCTCGATCACCGGCTGGTCACGCACACCGCCGACCAGACCGTGGTCGAACTGGCCAGCGGCTGCGTCTGCTGCACGCTGCGCGGCGACCTCGCACAGACCTTGCGCGACGCGCACTGGCGCTTCGCCCGCGCCGGCCGCCGCCAGTTCGAGCGCATCGTCATCGAAACCACCGGCCTGGCCGATCCAGCGCCGGTGCTGCGCACGCTGGCCGCCGATGCGCGCGTGGTCGAGCGCTACCGGCTGAATTGCACGCTCACCGTCGTCGATGCCACGCACGCGGCGGCGACGCTGGCCATGCGCCCGGAAGCGGTGCGCCAGGTCGCCGCGGCCGACCGCCTGCTGATGAGCAAGACCGATCTCGCCGACGCCGACGCGGTCGCCACGCTGCGGCAGACGCTGGCCGCGCTGAACCCGTTCGCGCCGCAGCTCGACCTGCAGACCGCCAGCCTCGGGCCTGCGCTGTTCGACCCGCCCGCCGTCATGCGCTACCGCGCCGCACCGCCGACCATCGCCGCGCCGCATGCCGTGCGGGCAGACAGCACCCTGATCGAACAGCCGCTGCAGCGCGCGCAGATCGACGCCTGGCTCGCCGCCTGGCCGGACATCGCCGGCCCCGGCCTGTTGCGCATGAAGGCCCTGTTCGACGTCGCCGGCGAGTCGCGCCCGCTGGTCGTGCAGGGCGTACAGCACGCGCTCTACCCGCCGACACTCCTGCCCGCCTGGCCAGACGCCGCGCGCGGCTCGACCGTCGTGTGCATCACCCAGGGCATAGCCGACACCCGTCTGCAGGCCTGGCTGTCCGCGCTTCATCACGATTGA
- a CDS encoding LysR family transcriptional regulator, with amino-acid sequence MSERDHPLTPEAIRLIATIDEAGSFAAAARVLGKVPSALSYSVRQLEDALDVLLFDRASRTAVLTPAGRELLIEGRRLLLEMDAVASRVKRVASGWEGQLAIAANALMCPHTLLDLVDAFYAQRDTARLPPPTRIRLRQEVLSGTWEALLSGAADLAIGVDADDSRVSGVQVEALGDIPFVFVVAPHHPLARVAEPLDPAMIRMHRAVAIADSAMKLSPVSRNLLPGQDVLTVPTLDMKIDAQLRGLGCGFLPEARVRAHIEAGRLVAKATGEDKVARFAIAWRSAGQRGRALDWWLQQLASPRTRRALLEGVPA; translated from the coding sequence GTGTCCGAACGCGACCATCCTCTGACACCCGAAGCGATCCGTCTGATCGCCACCATCGACGAAGCCGGCAGCTTCGCCGCCGCAGCGCGCGTGCTCGGCAAGGTGCCGTCGGCGCTGAGCTACAGCGTGCGCCAGCTCGAAGATGCGCTCGACGTGCTGCTGTTCGACCGCGCCAGCCGTACCGCCGTGCTGACGCCGGCCGGTCGCGAGCTGCTGATCGAAGGCCGGCGCCTGCTGCTGGAGATGGACGCCGTCGCCAGCCGCGTCAAGCGTGTCGCCAGCGGCTGGGAAGGCCAGCTGGCCATCGCCGCCAACGCGCTGATGTGCCCGCACACGCTGCTCGATCTGGTCGACGCCTTCTACGCCCAGCGCGACACCGCGCGCCTGCCGCCGCCGACGCGCATCCGTTTGCGTCAGGAAGTGCTGTCCGGCACCTGGGAGGCGCTGCTGTCGGGCGCGGCGGATCTGGCCATCGGCGTCGATGCCGACGACTCGCGGGTCAGCGGCGTGCAGGTCGAGGCGCTCGGTGACATCCCCTTCGTATTCGTCGTGGCGCCGCACCACCCGCTGGCGCGCGTCGCCGAGCCGCTGGATCCGGCGATGATCCGCATGCACCGCGCGGTCGCCATCGCCGACAGCGCGATGAAGCTGTCGCCGGTGTCGCGCAATCTGCTGCCCGGTCAGGACGTGCTCACGGTGCCGACGCTGGACATGAAGATAGACGCGCAGCTGCGCGGCCTCGGCTGCGGTTTCCTGCCCGAGGCGCGCGTGCGCGCCCACATCGAAGCGGGACGACTGGTGGCGAAAGCGACTGGCGAGGACAAGGTCGCCCGCTTCGCCATCGCCTGGCGCAGCGCCGGCCAGCGCGGCCGCGCACTCGACTGGTGGCTGCAGCAACTGGCCAGCCCGCGCACCCGCCGGGCCCTGCTCGAAGGCGTGCCGGCATGA
- a CDS encoding pirin family protein: MISLRKSSERGFDDHGWGQSHFSFSFADYYDPAHMGFGTLRALMEDTIEPSGGFGTHPHRDMEIVTVVLAGELTHRDSLGNTGVLRAGDVQRMSAGTGVKHSEFNHAATTPVRMLQIWLLPQSRGIAPGYAQQHFADSARQGRLLPLVNAEGRDGALTIHADVAMYASRLDSGHAPLTHPLAAGRKAYVHLIDGELTVNGQRLETGDALRIEHEDEVVLEQGRAAHALLFDLGSHSTTEGRSA; the protein is encoded by the coding sequence ATGATCAGTCTGCGCAAATCTTCCGAACGCGGCTTCGACGACCACGGCTGGGGCCAGTCGCATTTCAGTTTCTCCTTCGCCGACTACTACGACCCGGCACACATGGGTTTCGGCACGCTGCGCGCGCTGATGGAAGACACGATAGAGCCGTCAGGCGGTTTCGGCACCCATCCGCACCGCGACATGGAAATCGTCACCGTGGTGCTGGCGGGCGAACTGACGCACCGCGATTCACTCGGCAATACCGGCGTGCTGCGCGCCGGCGACGTGCAGCGCATGAGCGCCGGCACTGGCGTCAAGCACAGCGAGTTCAACCACGCCGCGACGACACCGGTACGCATGCTGCAGATCTGGCTGCTGCCGCAATCGCGCGGCATCGCCCCCGGCTACGCACAGCAGCACTTCGCCGACAGCGCGCGGCAGGGTCGTCTGCTGCCGCTGGTGAATGCAGAGGGACGCGACGGCGCACTCACCATCCACGCCGACGTTGCGATGTACGCGAGCCGCCTCGACAGCGGTCACGCGCCGCTCACCCACCCTCTCGCCGCCGGCCGCAAGGCCTATGTGCACCTGATCGACGGCGAACTGACGGTGAACGGGCAGCGCCTCGAAACTGGCGATGCGCTGCGCATCGAGCACGAGGACGAAGTTGTACTTGAACAGGGGCGTGCTGCACATGCGCTGCTGTTCGATCTGGGCAGTCATTCCACTACTGAAGGGAGATCAGCATGA
- a CDS encoding flavodoxin family protein has translation MTQVAIVYHSGYGHTRRMAQAVADGAAESAQVQQIEIDAEGNVPESAWATLLAADAIVFGSPTYMGTVSWQFKKFADATSKPWFTQQWKDKLAAGFTNSASMNGDKHSTLHYFMTLAMQHSMLWVGTGLMPSNSKAATREDINYVASFAGAMAATPSDASVDEMVEGDLKTARLFGARVAQQAARLAAR, from the coding sequence ATGACGCAAGTTGCCATCGTTTATCACAGCGGCTACGGCCACACCCGCCGCATGGCGCAGGCAGTTGCCGACGGCGCGGCCGAAAGTGCGCAGGTGCAGCAGATCGAAATCGACGCCGAGGGCAATGTTCCGGAGTCGGCCTGGGCGACGCTGCTGGCGGCAGACGCCATCGTGTTCGGCAGCCCGACCTATATGGGCACCGTGTCGTGGCAGTTCAAGAAATTCGCCGACGCGACCTCGAAGCCGTGGTTCACGCAGCAGTGGAAGGACAAGCTGGCTGCCGGCTTCACCAACTCGGCGTCGATGAACGGCGACAAGCACTCGACGTTGCATTACTTCATGACGCTGGCGATGCAGCACAGCATGCTGTGGGTCGGCACCGGCCTGATGCCGAGCAACAGCAAGGCGGCGACGCGCGAGGACATCAACTACGTGGCGTCCTTCGCCGGTGCGATGGCGGCTACGCCGTCGGATGCGTCGGTCGATGAAATGGTCGAAGGCGATCTGAAGACCGCGCGACTGTTCGGCGCACGCGTTGCGCAGCAGGCGGCGCGACTGGCCGCACGCTGA
- a CDS encoding peptidylprolyl isomerase, giving the protein MKHTLSVLTLAVMTAFAAPAMAQKAKEKAAAPAAAPAEGVLATVNGKAIPQGRADIMIRNQVAQGQQDGDQLRNAVREELIRREVLTQAAAAKGMDKNAALMHQAELAKQAVLIQAYLQDYVRSHPVTEDTIKAEYEKIKTGLGNKEYKARHILVKTEDKAKEIIGKLQAGEKFEDLAKDSEDPGSKDRGGDLGWSAPAQYVKPFSEALVKLEKGKFTPQPVRSDFGYHIIKLEDVRDLKLPSYDEAKPQIAQRLEQQTIAAHVNELRQKAAIK; this is encoded by the coding sequence ATGAAACACACGCTTTCCGTCCTGACCCTCGCCGTGATGACCGCATTCGCCGCACCCGCCATGGCGCAGAAGGCCAAGGAGAAGGCTGCAGCGCCCGCCGCCGCGCCGGCTGAAGGCGTGCTCGCTACGGTCAATGGCAAGGCGATCCCGCAGGGCCGCGCCGACATCATGATCCGCAACCAGGTAGCCCAGGGCCAGCAGGACGGCGACCAGCTGCGCAACGCAGTGCGCGAGGAACTGATCCGCCGCGAAGTGCTGACCCAGGCCGCTGCCGCCAAGGGCATGGACAAGAACGCCGCGCTGATGCACCAGGCCGAACTGGCCAAGCAGGCAGTGCTGATCCAGGCCTATCTGCAGGATTACGTGCGCAGCCACCCGGTCACCGAAGACACGATCAAGGCCGAGTACGAGAAGATCAAGACCGGTCTGGGCAACAAGGAATACAAGGCGCGCCACATCCTGGTGAAGACCGAGGACAAGGCAAAGGAAATCATCGGCAAGCTGCAGGCCGGCGAGAAGTTCGAGGACCTGGCCAAGGATTCCGAAGATCCGGGTTCGAAGGACCGCGGCGGCGACCTCGGCTGGAGCGCGCCGGCGCAGTACGTGAAACCCTTCTCGGAAGCGCTGGTCAAGCTCGAGAAGGGCAAGTTCACGCCGCAACCGGTGCGCAGCGACTTCGGCTATCACATCATCAAGCTGGAAGACGTGCGCGACCTGAAGCTGCCGTCCTATGATGAAGCAAAGCCGCAGATCGCCCAGCGTCTGGAGCAGCAGACCATCGCCGCCCACGTGAACGAACTGCGTCAGAAGGCCGCGATCAAGTAA
- a CDS encoding BolA family protein has product MSDAAALEATIRERLATLAPSALELIDESHLHAGHAGARSGGRHYRLSIVSEQFDGRRTMERHRIIYAALGDLMQRDIHALSIVARAPGENAAQ; this is encoded by the coding sequence GTGAGCGACGCCGCTGCACTCGAAGCGACGATACGCGAGCGCCTCGCAACGCTTGCGCCATCGGCGCTCGAACTGATCGACGAGTCGCACCTGCACGCCGGTCACGCCGGCGCACGTTCGGGCGGCCGGCACTATCGTCTGTCCATCGTGTCCGAGCAGTTCGACGGTCGGCGCACGATGGAACGTCACCGCATCATCTACGCTGCACTGGGCGACCTGATGCAGCGCGACATCCACGCCCTGTCCATCGTCGCACGCGCACCCGGCGAAAACGCCGCGCAGTGA
- a CDS encoding YciI family protein, which translates to MYYALMGEDVPNSLEKRMAARPGHLARLQALQDEGRLLIAGPLPAVDAVDPGAAGYTGSLIVAEFESLEAAQEWAEEDPYTVEGVFARMTVKPFRKVFPA; encoded by the coding sequence ATGTACTACGCATTGATGGGCGAAGACGTCCCCAACAGTCTTGAAAAACGGATGGCCGCCCGACCCGGCCACCTGGCCCGTCTGCAGGCACTGCAGGACGAAGGCCGGCTGCTGATCGCCGGCCCGCTGCCCGCCGTCGACGCCGTCGATCCGGGTGCTGCGGGCTACACCGGCAGCCTCATCGTCGCCGAGTTCGAATCGCTGGAAGCAGCGCAGGAGTGGGCGGAAGAAGACCCCTACACGGTCGAGGGCGTGTTCGCCCGGATGACCGTCAAGCCCTTCCGCAAGGTGTTCCCGGCGTGA
- a CDS encoding septation protein A: protein MKFLFDLLPVLLFFAAYKFAGASPEASHALATQLLGQGIVASQAPILIATGVAIVATIGQVLWLMARGRKVDTMLWVSLAIIVVFGGATLFFHDATFIKWKPTVLYWLFALTLTVSVLFLKRNLIRALMQEQVELPEPVWSRLNASWIAFFTVMGVLNLYVAYSYSEEAWVNFKLYGGMGLMFLFVLAQGFMLSRHIEEKNS, encoded by the coding sequence ATGAAATTCCTGTTCGACCTGCTGCCGGTCCTGCTCTTCTTCGCAGCCTACAAGTTCGCTGGTGCGTCGCCCGAGGCCTCGCATGCGCTGGCGACCCAGCTGCTGGGCCAGGGCATCGTCGCCAGCCAGGCCCCCATACTGATCGCCACCGGTGTGGCCATCGTCGCGACCATAGGTCAGGTGCTGTGGCTGATGGCGCGCGGCCGCAAGGTCGATACCATGCTGTGGGTGAGTCTGGCCATCATCGTCGTGTTCGGCGGCGCCACGCTGTTCTTCCACGACGCGACCTTCATCAAGTGGAAGCCGACCGTGCTCTACTGGCTGTTCGCGCTGACGCTGACGGTTTCTGTTCTCTTCCTCAAGCGCAACCTGATCCGCGCACTGATGCAGGAACAGGTGGAACTGCCCGAACCCGTATGGTCGCGGCTCAACGCGTCGTGGATCGCCTTCTTCACCGTGATGGGTGTGCTCAACCTCTACGTGGCCTACAGCTACAGCGAGGAGGCGTGGGTAAACTTCAAGCTGTACGGCGGCATGGGTCTGATGTTCCTGTTCGTGCTCGCGCAGGGTTTCATGCTGTCGCGTCACATCGAAGAAAAGAATTCCTGA
- a CDS encoding HU family DNA-binding protein translates to MNKAELIEALAKKADVSKAAAGRMLDGFLESVTTELKKGGKVTLVGFGTFATGKRAARTGRNPRTGATIKIPAAKTAKFTAGAALKKSINKK, encoded by the coding sequence ATGAACAAAGCAGAACTGATCGAAGCACTCGCCAAGAAAGCCGATGTTTCCAAGGCCGCCGCCGGCCGCATGCTCGATGGTTTCCTCGAGTCCGTCACCACCGAACTGAAGAAGGGCGGCAAGGTCACGCTCGTGGGCTTCGGTACCTTCGCAACCGGCAAGCGCGCTGCCCGTACCGGCCGCAACCCGCGCACCGGCGCAACGATCAAGATTCCGGCCGCCAAGACTGCCAAGTTCACTGCAGGCGCAGCGCTGAAGAAGTCGATCAACAAGAAGTAA
- the yaaA gene encoding peroxide stress protein YaaA yields MIIVLSPAKSLDYESPLATTKSTRPDFLDHSAELIDILRRKSPADIASLMSISDPLAALNVARYADWTRDYSAPQGRQAVLAFNGDVYEGLDAPTLPPPALDWLQQHVRILSGLYGVLRPLDLMLPYRLEMGTRLPNARGKDLYAFWGDLPAQALNALFENDAHPVLVNLASDEYFKSVRRKVLKAQVIQPVFQDWKGGNYKVISFFAKRARGLMARYAAEKRIDDADALRDFAVEGYALDAAASTATEWIFRRRLD; encoded by the coding sequence ATGATCATCGTCCTGTCGCCCGCCAAGTCACTCGACTACGAATCGCCGCTCGCCACGACAAAGTCCACCCGTCCGGACTTCCTCGACCATTCCGCAGAACTGATAGACATCCTGCGCCGCAAGAGCCCGGCGGACATCGCGTCGCTGATGTCGATCTCCGACCCGCTGGCGGCGCTCAACGTCGCTCGCTACGCCGACTGGACGCGCGACTACTCGGCGCCGCAGGGACGTCAGGCGGTGCTCGCCTTCAACGGCGACGTCTACGAGGGGCTCGATGCACCGACCCTGCCACCGCCGGCACTCGACTGGCTGCAGCAGCATGTGCGCATCCTGTCCGGCCTGTATGGCGTGCTGCGTCCGCTCGACCTGATGCTGCCTTACCGGCTCGAAATGGGCACCCGGCTGCCGAACGCGCGGGGCAAGGATCTGTATGCATTCTGGGGTGACCTGCCCGCGCAGGCGCTCAATGCGCTGTTCGAGAACGATGCGCACCCGGTGCTGGTCAACCTCGCCAGCGATGAGTACTTCAAGTCCGTGCGACGCAAGGTACTGAAGGCGCAGGTGATCCAGCCCGTGTTCCAGGACTGGAAGGGCGGCAACTACAAGGTGATCAGTTTCTTCGCCAAACGCGCGCGCGGCCTGATGGCACGCTACGCGGCGGAGAAGCGGATCGACGATGCCGACGCGCTGCGCGATTTCGCGGTCGAGGGCTATGCGCTCGACGCCGCGGCGTCGACGGCCACCGAGTGGATATTCAGAAGACGTCTCGACTGA
- a CDS encoding dienelactone hydrolase family protein, giving the protein MAVQPVIAQQVITTPDSGLVTGMSSTRASDGRTLPLFSARPDTPGKPPVVLVVSEIFGVHEHIRDVCRRFAHEGYLAVAPEMFFRHGDPAALGSVQEILERVVSKVADAQVMADLDACVDWAREQGGDVKRLHATGFCWGGRVTWLYASHQPALRSGVAWYGRLDGVPSELTPLHPLDVVDSIHAPVLGLYGGQDQGIPNSDVDAMRAALKKSSSAAARKSDIVLYPDAPHAFHADYRPSYRAGDAADAWKRCLAWMAANGQ; this is encoded by the coding sequence ATGGCAGTGCAACCGGTCATTGCACAGCAGGTGATCACGACGCCGGACAGCGGTCTGGTGACCGGCATGTCCTCGACGCGCGCCAGCGACGGCCGCACGCTGCCGCTGTTCAGCGCCCGGCCGGACACGCCGGGCAAGCCGCCGGTGGTGCTGGTGGTGTCGGAAATCTTCGGTGTGCACGAACACATCCGCGACGTCTGCCGTCGCTTCGCGCACGAAGGCTATCTGGCCGTCGCGCCAGAAATGTTCTTCCGTCACGGCGATCCGGCGGCGCTTGGCAGCGTGCAGGAAATCCTCGAGCGCGTCGTGTCCAAGGTGGCCGACGCTCAGGTGATGGCCGACCTGGATGCCTGCGTCGACTGGGCGCGCGAGCAGGGCGGTGACGTGAAGCGCCTGCACGCGACCGGCTTCTGCTGGGGCGGTCGCGTCACCTGGCTCTATGCCTCGCATCAGCCGGCGCTGCGCTCCGGCGTCGCCTGGTACGGTCGCCTCGACGGTGTGCCGAGCGAACTGACGCCGCTGCATCCGCTCGACGTGGTCGATAGCATTCACGCGCCGGTGCTGGGTCTCTACGGTGGTCAGGACCAGGGCATTCCGAACAGCGATGTCGACGCCATGCGCGCGGCGCTGAAGAAGTCGTCGTCAGCGGCAGCGCGCAAGTCGGACATCGTGCTCTACCCGGATGCGCCGCACGCCTTCCACGCCGATTACCGCCCGAGCTATCGGGCCGGTGACGCGGCAGACGCCTGGAAGCGCTGTCTCGCCTGGATGGCGGCCAACGGTCAGTAA